AGGAAACATGAGCTGCCAAGGAAAGGCACTCCCAGTCTCCATGAAGTGGTCCATAAGTGCCTGAGGAACCAGGAGTAGCCAGGATTTGCCCTCTAAGGAAGGTGAGAAGGGTGGCCAGGTCCCCTTCCCCCCTTGTCTTTTAACACCTTTATTCACTTCCTGAATTTGCCAGACTCATTGAGAGCCTACCTGTCTTCTCACTGGCTCTGTTCTCTATCCTCACCCCTCTCTGGTCATTCAGAGCCTGTCTGTCTTCTCACTGGCTCTGTTCTCTATCCTCACCCCCTCCTGAATCAGTACACGCCAGTGGCCATGATGCCAGCTCCCCTGGCTTCCATAATCAtcctctctcccagtttctgtgCAGGTGTACCTGCAGCCTGCTCCCCAGCCAGCCCCACACAGGGTTTGCACAGCACGGGGCCCTCCTATGAAGGCAGCGGGATGGTGAGTGGCCTTGCTTCCCCCTACAATGTGCTGCTGCTTGCAAATGCCCCTGGAGCCTCCAACCCTGCATTCACTTTGTCCACTAATACTGTTGTTTAACGTGCCTGTCACAGTTCCGGCCCCAGAGCTCCCCACAATACAAACCCTCCTGGAACCGTCCATTCACTTTGCAGTGGCCCCTCTCAACCTCTTGTCTACTTTTTGGTGTACCAGCCTTCCTAAGCGGCTTGACAGGAGAAGTCATGCCGGCAGAACAGGGAGCTGGAAACGTGCCTGCTGTCCCCAGGCCCTTCCGTTGGCATATCAGCAGGCAGCAGAAATTCACCCAGTGGTTTTTTCCTTTACATGGAAAATAATTTATTAGTGAGCTCACAGGTGGACATGGACAAGCCTCGTCCTGCCCCAGCTCTGCCAGCCTCCTTCAAGTTACACAGGCCTGGTTGGAGCCCAGCTTACGGAGCCGGGTACCTGCTTTCCCCTGGCAAAACACAGGGAGTGGAGCCCCTGCCCACCCACAGGGAGGCATGGCTGCTGAGGTGGGAGGGGAGGGTGAGGCTTCAAGGGCCACAGTGGACAGGAGGGGGTGTGGACAAGGGGCGGCAATGGAGGTAGTTTACGTGGGTAAGGATGTGAGGATTAGAGTTTCTCAGGAGTCCTGTGGCAGCTTCTTTCTTTGCATGTCCTGGTGCTTTTGAGGGGCAAGATGGCACTGACCCCCAAGGGACAGGATGGCAGAGATTGAGGAAACAACTTCCCAGTCCCTCCCAGAGTGCAGACAAACAGCGCTCGGTATATACAAACTTTACACAAAATAAATAAGGAGCTGGCATCAGCTTGGCTGGGCATCACCCTGGGGTTCCCCCACCCTGTCCAAGGCTACTTCAGGGCATCAGCAGGAGCTTTGTGGGCCGCCatgtctgatccctcccctccctgtggTCCATCTCTGTCCCAACAGCTCAGCAGCAATCGAAGCCTAAGCCCCTTCAGCCCTCAGCTGATCAGAGGGTCCTGGTCCCGGGAGCCCCTCCAGGAGCAGGCCCAGCCACACCATCCCAGCGTGGGTGTCAGGGTCGGGCCCCCTGCTCCATCTGCTGGTGCTGGCTGCGCACAGCGAACCTGTTGACATGCACGGGGATGGGCACCACAATCTTGGGGTTCCGCACGGGCTCCCCGGAGCGGCTGCTGATGTTGCCGGCTTTGATGCGCTTCCACTTGGCGCGCCGATTCTGGAACCAGATCTTGACCTGCACCTCACTGAGCTTGAGGGCATGAGCGATCTGCGAGCGCTCGGTCAGCGACAGGTATTTCTTGCAGTGAAACTCCTTCTCCAGTTCCAGGAGCTGCTCGCTGGTGAAGGCTGTGCGACGCCGCCGGCTCTTGCCCCCGGGCGCCGTCGCCCCTGTGGCCACTGGCGCGCCCTCCTCAGCTCCAGTCCCCAGGCCCTCTTTTAGCTTCGGTTTTGGTCCCAGGAGCGTCCCAGGGCCACCCGCTGTGctgtccaggaagctgtcgtcCTCGCTGTCGGCACCCGAGCCCTCTTCCTCCTGCTCGCTGCCCACCAGGTCGCCCGCCGGGACCCCTGGCTTCTCCTCGTCTGAGCTGTACACCTTCCCCTCTGCTGCTGGACGAACGGGGGACCAGAGGGTGGCCCATCCAGGGGGTGGGAAGAGGTTCAGGGGAGACAAAGAGGTGGGAAGAAACACAGCATAGATTTCACTATGGCAAAATGGGGAAGCAACCAATGTGTATCAGAGGAAAACCCCCCTGGACTCAGTCTCCCTACCCCCTCCCTGCTTTCTT
The window above is part of the Loxodonta africana isolate mLoxAfr1 chromosome 22, mLoxAfr1.hap2, whole genome shotgun sequence genome. Proteins encoded here:
- the GBX1 gene encoding homeobox protein GBX-1 gives rise to the protein MQTPAGRAGGPGAAFSIDALIGPPPPRAARVLYAGYPLLVPYRPLVLPPAPLPAGLPPLGPLAPFAGRLPGAFCAGLGPAVPSMVALTAALPGFAEPPDAFYGPPELAPAAAAARPPPEPGARRPEGGPRPDELGPARDKGAEPPPPPHFSETFPSLPAEGKVYSSDEEKPGVPAGDLVGSEQEEEGSGADSEDDSFLDSTAGGPGTLLGPKPKLKEGLGTGAEEGAPVATGATAPGGKSRRRRTAFTSEQLLELEKEFHCKKYLSLTERSQIAHALKLSEVQVKIWFQNRRAKWKRIKAGNISSRSGEPVRNPKIVVPIPVHVNRFAVRSQHQQMEQGARP